A window of the Bufo gargarizans isolate SCDJY-AF-19 chromosome 1, ASM1485885v1, whole genome shotgun sequence genome harbors these coding sequences:
- the FGA gene encoding fibrinogen alpha chain, producing MRAALVTVLLCLVSTAWTETFEEAGATGRGPRITEQKSDSTCKQETNWQVCADDDWGTKCPSGCRVQGLSDKTDKEFSTRIDAINKKLKDSQSSFDSIDIRTKETYKQIKDNLVAALQTDGSFNQVSESLRHKIDILKLKVTRQIERIKLLQRNIRDQVVEIKRLEVDIDIKLRACKGSCARGVDFNVDMASYENIQKQLLQAESTDLRTSSDPLPMLKMKPMKDSTVDSKYKTLALEKEKYPIFSDVGQFTFVLEGKTKEVTGHPGSTTSVTNVQGGVKQPSQTTDFTILGDKSAQPGKGAEVVSERREISCTKTIQKKIVKGPTGTKEEISEVISGGEECEKLERLKAEGKGELGADGTYTIRVTGSGTSGGFNFPSWEDFVSGKTVSSSSSVSGGSTSKTQGSLTVGDDEFDDFSHIDLGSPSFRPEKTSSGSSTYSKTVYSSSSTKDGYHSGKQMKSGPVFEDLGPILTEKSEEDMPDFGARSVQTGVKTTGDHTGTDCADILQKHSSGGKSGIFKIRPEGSNKELSVFCDQDTQLGGWVLIQQREDGSVNFNRTWQDYKNGFGSVDATGKGELWLGNEYIHLLTRKETILRIELGDWSGNQVYAEYSFHLGSESEGYALNVNGYEGSAGDSLVEGSKDDGEYTSHANMKFSTYDRDSDKWEENCAEMYGGGWWYNNCQAANLNGIYYNGGQYDPRNNVPYEIENGIVWVLFKPADYSLKTVKMKIRPVDTA from the exons ATGAGAGCAGCACTTGTAACCGTGTTGCTCTGCCTCGTGAGCACTGCATGG ACAGAGACCTTTGAGGAAGCTGGTGCAACCGGCCGCGGCCCCAGAATTACGGAACAGAAATCTGACTCTACATGCAAGCAAGAAACCAACTGGCAAGTCTGTGCAGATGATGACTGG GGTACCAAGTGTCCTTCAGGATGCAGAGTTCAAGGGTTATCTGACAAGACTGACAAAGAATTTAGCACAAGAATTGATGCAATTAACAAGAAATTAAAGGATAGTCAAAGCAGTTTTGATTCCATTGACATAAGAACCAAAGAAACATATAAACAAATCAAGGATAACCTAGTCGCAGCCCTGC AGACTGATGGCTCATTTAACCAGGTGTCTGAAAGTCTGAGGCATAAAATTGACATTTTGAAACTAAAGGTTACCAGGCAGATTGAAAGAATAAAGTTGCTGCAGAGGAACATCAGAGACCAGGTGGTGGAAATAAAACGCCTTGAG GTTGATATTGATATTAAACTCCGTGCTTGCAAAGGATCATGTGCAAGGGGAGTTGACTTCAATGTGGATATGGCGAGCTATGAAAATATACAGAAGCAGCTCTTGCAAGCAGAATCCACTGATCTGAGAACAAGCTCAGATCCTCTTCCTATGCTTAAGATGAAACCTATGAAAGATTCAACAGTTGATTCCAAGTACAAGACACTGGCTTTGGAAAAAGAAAAGTATCCAATTTTCTCTGATGTTGGCCAATTTACATTTGTGCTAGAAGGGAAAACTAAAGAGGTAACTGGACATCCAGGGTCCACTACATCTGTCACTAATGTCCAGGGTGGTGTGAAACAGCCTTCCCAAACCACTGACTTTACTATCTTAGGTGATAAATCTGCACAGCCTGGTAAAGGGGCGGAAGTGGTTTCAGAAAGACGAGAAATTTCATGCACTAAAACTATTCAGAAGAAAATTGTTAAGGGACCCACTGGAACTAAGGAAGAAATTAGTGAAGTAATAAGTGGTGGAGAAGAGTGTGAAAAATTAGAAAGGCTTAAGGCAGAAGGAAAGGGTGAGTTAGGTGCTGATGGCACATACACTATCCGAGTCACAGGGAGCGGTACCTCAGGAGGCTTCAATTTTCCAAGCTGGGAAGACTTTGTTAGTGGTAAGACTGTGAGTAGCAGTAGCAGTGTTAGTGGTGGATCAACTTCAAAAACTCAAGGTTCTTTGACTGTAGGAGATGATGAATTTGATGATTTCAGCCATATAGACCTTGGCTCTCCTAGTTTTAGACCAGAGAAAACCTCATCTGGTTCATCCACTTattccaaaacggtttacagcagtagcagcacaaagGATGGATACCATTCAGGAAAGCAAATGAAAAGCGGGCCTGTATTTGAAGATCTTGGCCCCATCCTGACTGAGAAGAGTGAGGAAGACATGCCTGATTTTGGGGCCCGCAGTGTGCAAACAGGAGTGAAAACGACTGGAGATCACACTGGGACAG ACTGTGCTGATATCCTCCAGAAACACAGTTCTGGTGGCAAAAGTGGCATTTTCAAAATCAGGCCAGAAGGATCCAATAAAGAGCTATCAGTGTTTTGCGACCAAGATACCCAATTAGGAGGATGGGTCTTGATTCAACAAAGGGAAGATGGATCTGTGAATTTTAACAGAACCTGGCAAGACTACAAGAATGGATTTGGATCTGTGGATGCAACTGGGAAAGGAGAACTATGGCTGGGAAATGAATACATCCATCTGCTGACCCGAAAAGAGACAATTTTGAGGATTGAGTTAGGAGACTGGTCTGGAAATCAGGTTTATGCAGAATACAGTTTCCACCTAGGATCAGAATCAGAGGGATATGCTCTTAATGTTAATGGCTATGAAGGTTCTGCAGGAGATTCCCTGGTAGAAGGCTCTAAAGACGACGGTGAATACACCTCTCACGCCAACATGAAGTTTAGCACATATGATAGGGACAGTGACAAGTGGGAGGAGAATTGTGCAGAAATGTATGGAGGGGGGTGGTGGTATAACAACTGCCAGGCTGCCAATCTTAATGGGATTTACTATAATGGAGGTCAGTATGATCCAAGGAATAATGTCCCCTATGAGATTGAAAATGGGATTGTTTGGGTATTGTTCAAACCAGCTGATTACTCTTTGAaaactgtgaaaatgaaaattcgTCCTGTTGACACTGCATAA